From Mycolicibacterium nivoides, a single genomic window includes:
- a CDS encoding DoxX family protein, whose protein sequence is MTAPQPQRISAAPAAQRMAALLLGMGTLHFVAPKPFDSIIPAELPGSARFYTYASGVGELATGALLAVPRTRRLGALAAVALFIAVFPGNVNMVRLWWDKPWPMRIVAIARLPLQIPMITWALQVYRNS, encoded by the coding sequence CTCCGCCGCACCCGCCGCCCAACGCATGGCAGCCCTGCTCCTGGGCATGGGCACGCTGCACTTCGTCGCGCCCAAACCGTTCGACTCCATCATCCCGGCCGAGCTGCCGGGCAGCGCCCGCTTCTACACCTATGCCTCCGGGGTGGGTGAGCTGGCCACCGGCGCCTTGCTGGCCGTGCCCCGCACCCGGCGGCTCGGCGCGCTGGCCGCCGTGGCGTTGTTCATCGCCGTGTTCCCCGGGAACGTGAACATGGTCCGGCTGTGGTGGGACAAGCCGTGGCCCATGCGGATCGTGGCGATCGCCCGGTTGCCGCTGCAGATCCCGATGATCACCTGGGCCCTGCAGGTGTACCGCAACTCCTAG
- a CDS encoding VIT1/CCC1 transporter family protein encodes MTNPSHPSEPHVGSLSSRLNWLRAGVLGANDGIVSTAGIVVGVAAATVEKAPILTAGIAGLAAGAVSMALGEYVSVSTQRDTERALLRKERRELRDDPAAELDELTALYQAKGLSTTTARTVAEELTDHDAFAAHAEVELGIDPKDLTNPWQAAASSALSFTIGALLPLIAILIPPTTWRIPVTVVAVLLALMLTGAVSAGLGGAPKGRAVLRNVIGGGLALVITYLIGLLVGTAIT; translated from the coding sequence GTGACGAATCCCAGCCATCCGTCCGAGCCGCACGTGGGTTCACTGTCGTCGAGACTGAACTGGCTGCGTGCCGGGGTTTTGGGCGCGAACGACGGCATCGTCTCCACGGCAGGCATCGTCGTGGGTGTGGCGGCCGCCACGGTGGAGAAGGCGCCGATCCTGACCGCCGGTATCGCCGGCCTGGCCGCGGGCGCGGTGTCGATGGCGCTGGGTGAGTACGTCTCGGTGAGCACGCAGCGTGACACCGAACGCGCATTGCTACGCAAGGAACGCCGCGAGTTGCGTGACGACCCCGCCGCCGAACTGGACGAGTTGACCGCGCTCTACCAGGCGAAGGGCCTGTCGACGACGACCGCGCGCACCGTGGCCGAGGAACTCACCGACCACGACGCGTTCGCCGCACACGCCGAGGTCGAATTGGGCATCGATCCCAAGGATCTGACGAATCCGTGGCAGGCCGCCGCGTCTTCTGCGCTGTCGTTCACCATCGGTGCGCTGTTGCCGTTGATCGCGATCCTGATTCCGCCAACGACGTGGCGCATCCCGGTGACCGTGGTGGCGGTGCTGCTGGCGCTGATGCTCACCGGGGCGGTGTCGGCCGGGCTGGGTGGAGCACCGAAGGGACGCGCGGTGCTGCGCAACGTGATCGGTGGCGGGCTGGCCCTGGTGATCACCTATCTGATCGGCCTGTTGGTGGGGACCGCCATCACCTGA
- a CDS encoding DUF2231 domain-containing protein, producing the protein MTVFNGLPAHVLLVHALVVLVPLTAALEILCALWPAARRGHLLWLTLVLAVVTTVLTPLTTYAGEWLYDLRPAHEAVLEEHAERGDTMIYFSLALLVVALALVGLHFAERRDDRRRLTYNSVVAVIAVLVGVTSIVQIYRIGDLGAQAVWGSEIANLTSAGDG; encoded by the coding sequence GTGACAGTCTTCAATGGCCTGCCCGCCCACGTCCTACTCGTGCATGCGCTGGTGGTACTCGTGCCGCTGACCGCGGCGCTGGAGATACTCTGTGCGCTGTGGCCCGCCGCCCGCAGAGGTCACCTGTTGTGGCTCACTCTCGTCCTGGCCGTCGTGACAACGGTTTTGACACCGCTGACGACGTACGCCGGCGAATGGCTCTACGACCTGCGACCCGCTCACGAGGCGGTGCTGGAAGAGCACGCCGAGCGCGGCGACACAATGATCTACTTCTCGCTCGCGCTGCTGGTCGTCGCACTGGCACTGGTGGGATTGCATTTCGCCGAACGGCGCGACGACCGCCGACGGCTGACATACAACAGCGTTGTCGCGGTGATCGCCGTGCTGGTGGGAGTGACCTCGATCGTTCAGATCTACCGAATCGGCGATCTCGGAGCACAGGCGGTCTGGGGATCGGAGATCGCCAACCTGACCTCGGCCGGCGACGGCTAG
- a CDS encoding ATP-dependent helicase, producing MTETAPAGVRYSPAELSTALGLFPPTEEQAAVIAAPPGPVVVIAGAGAGKTETMAARVVWLVANGYATPSQVLGLTFTRKAAGQLLRRVRTRLARLAGAGLAPVQGAGDESVESATVSTYHAFAGTLLREHGLLLPVEPDTRLLSETELWQLAFEVVCAHPGELAIEKTPAAVTDMVLRLSGALAEHLVDTDQLCDTHVELERLVHTLPAGPYQRDSGPSQWLLKMLATQTERTELVPLIDALHQRMRGDKVMDFGMQMSAAARLASKFPQVGEQLRQRFRVVLLDEYQDTGHAQRVALSSLFGGGVDDGLALTAVGDPIQSIYGWRGASATNLPRFTTDFPLADGTPAPTLELRTSWRNPPSALHLANAVSAEARRRSVTVHELRPRPDAEPGTIRCALLSDVETERDWVADHLARAYHGALAQGAATPTAAVLVRRNADAAPMAEALSARGVPVEVVGVAGLLAVPEVADLVAMLRLVADPAAGSAVMRVLTGPRWRFGARDIAALWRRARELDDRSVGELSPAEIVAQAAPDADSACLADAICDPGAAEHYSPAGHRRIEALGRELTTLRAHLSHPLPELVAEVRRVAGLDAEARAARPVAAGWTGTENLDTFCDLVADFAGRPGGSVLALLAYLDVAAEVENGLAPAELTVSHDRVQILTVHAAKGLEWQVVAVPHLSGRVFPSTASARTWLTDPSDLPPLLRGDRATESELGVPVLDTSDINDRKILSDKISDHKRSLEQRRVDEERRLLYVAITRSEDTLLISGHHWGATESKPRGPSEFLCEIKAIVEDAAAQGHPCGEIEQWAPDPPAGEINPLRDKAVEAIWPAAPARASDVDRGAALVAQALAGDGGHDGSAQDDVVDGEGWAADVDALLAERDRAPQAAPAALPGQLSVSTLVELSRDRQAALQRLHRRLPQRPDPHALLGTAFHEWVQRFFHSERLFDLDDLPGAVDGDSGRASAAELSELQDAFVMSSWAARTPIEVEVPFDMAIGRNRTTVVRGRIDAVFAQEDGTTTVVDWKTGEPPATPEAMAQAAVQLAVYRLAWASLRGCPPESVRAAFHYVRSGQTVSPESLPGEDELVALLTDPTTASPDLAQES from the coding sequence ATGACGGAAACCGCACCGGCCGGCGTGCGGTACAGCCCGGCCGAATTGTCCACCGCGCTGGGCCTGTTCCCGCCGACCGAGGAACAGGCCGCTGTGATCGCCGCACCGCCTGGGCCAGTTGTGGTGATCGCCGGCGCGGGCGCCGGTAAGACCGAGACCATGGCGGCCCGCGTGGTCTGGTTGGTGGCCAACGGCTATGCCACGCCATCGCAGGTGCTGGGGTTGACCTTCACCCGTAAGGCCGCCGGCCAGTTGTTGCGCCGGGTCCGCACCCGGTTGGCCAGGCTCGCCGGTGCCGGCCTGGCTCCGGTACAGGGGGCGGGCGACGAGTCGGTGGAGTCGGCGACGGTCAGCACCTATCACGCGTTCGCCGGCACGCTGCTGCGCGAGCACGGGTTGCTGCTCCCGGTCGAACCGGACACACGGCTGCTCAGCGAAACGGAGCTGTGGCAGTTGGCGTTCGAGGTGGTGTGCGCGCACCCGGGGGAGTTGGCCATCGAGAAGACGCCGGCCGCCGTCACCGACATGGTTCTGCGCCTGTCAGGTGCGCTCGCCGAGCATCTGGTCGACACCGACCAGCTGTGTGACACCCATGTGGAGTTGGAGCGCCTGGTGCACACCCTGCCCGCCGGGCCGTATCAACGTGACAGCGGGCCCAGCCAGTGGCTGCTGAAAATGCTGGCCACCCAGACGGAGCGCACCGAACTGGTGCCGTTGATCGATGCGCTGCACCAGCGGATGCGCGGCGACAAAGTGATGGATTTCGGGATGCAGATGTCCGCGGCGGCGCGGCTCGCCTCGAAGTTCCCTCAGGTCGGTGAGCAACTGCGCCAACGTTTCCGGGTGGTGCTGCTCGACGAATACCAGGACACCGGGCATGCGCAGCGGGTGGCGTTGTCCTCGCTGTTCGGCGGCGGCGTCGACGATGGCCTGGCGCTCACCGCGGTGGGGGATCCGATCCAGTCGATCTACGGTTGGCGGGGCGCGTCGGCGACGAACCTGCCCCGGTTCACCACGGACTTTCCGCTCGCCGACGGCACGCCGGCCCCCACCCTGGAACTGCGGACCAGCTGGCGCAACCCGCCGAGTGCCCTGCATCTGGCCAATGCGGTGTCGGCGGAGGCCCGCCGCCGTTCGGTGACGGTGCACGAGCTGCGGCCCCGGCCTGACGCCGAGCCCGGCACCATCCGGTGCGCACTGCTGTCCGATGTCGAGACCGAACGTGACTGGGTGGCAGACCATCTGGCCCGTGCCTATCACGGCGCACTGGCTCAGGGTGCGGCCACACCCACCGCTGCGGTGCTGGTGCGACGCAATGCCGACGCCGCGCCGATGGCCGAAGCGCTGAGCGCCCGCGGGGTACCGGTCGAGGTGGTCGGGGTGGCCGGACTGCTGGCCGTGCCCGAGGTGGCCGATCTGGTCGCGATGCTGCGGCTGGTGGCCGACCCCGCCGCGGGGTCGGCGGTGATGCGGGTGCTGACCGGGCCGCGATGGAGGTTCGGGGCCCGGGACATCGCCGCGTTGTGGCGGCGCGCCAGGGAATTGGACGACAGGTCGGTGGGGGAGCTCAGCCCGGCCGAGATCGTGGCACAGGCCGCCCCGGATGCCGACTCGGCGTGCCTGGCCGACGCGATCTGCGATCCTGGTGCCGCCGAACACTATTCGCCGGCCGGTCATCGGCGGATCGAGGCACTCGGGCGCGAGCTGACCACTCTGCGTGCGCATCTGAGCCACCCGCTGCCCGAGTTGGTGGCCGAGGTGCGGCGCGTCGCCGGCCTGGACGCCGAGGCTCGCGCGGCGCGCCCCGTGGCCGCGGGCTGGACGGGGACCGAGAACCTCGACACGTTCTGTGACCTCGTGGCCGATTTCGCCGGCCGGCCGGGCGGGTCGGTGCTCGCGCTGCTCGCCTATCTGGATGTGGCAGCCGAAGTGGAGAACGGTCTGGCCCCTGCCGAATTGACGGTGTCACATGACCGCGTGCAGATCCTCACCGTGCATGCCGCCAAGGGGCTGGAATGGCAGGTGGTGGCCGTTCCGCATCTGAGTGGCCGGGTCTTCCCGTCGACGGCGTCGGCCCGCACGTGGCTCACGGACCCGTCGGATCTGCCGCCGCTGCTGCGCGGCGATCGCGCGACGGAATCAGAGCTCGGCGTACCGGTCCTCGACACCTCGGACATCAACGACCGGAAGATCCTGTCGGACAAGATCTCCGATCACAAGCGGAGCCTCGAACAACGTCGTGTCGACGAGGAGCGTCGGCTGCTCTACGTCGCGATCACCCGGTCCGAGGACACCTTGCTGATCTCAGGGCACCACTGGGGTGCGACCGAGAGCAAGCCGCGCGGCCCATCGGAATTCCTGTGCGAGATCAAGGCCATCGTGGAGGATGCCGCCGCGCAGGGACACCCGTGTGGTGAGATCGAGCAGTGGGCTCCGGATCCGCCGGCCGGTGAAATAAACCCATTGCGGGACAAGGCTGTCGAAGCGATCTGGCCCGCGGCTCCGGCCAGGGCCTCTGACGTCGACCGGGGCGCGGCGCTGGTGGCGCAGGCGCTGGCCGGCGACGGTGGCCACGACGGCAGCGCGCAAGACGACGTGGTCGACGGGGAGGGCTGGGCCGCCGACGTCGACGCGCTACTGGCAGAACGGGATCGCGCGCCGCAGGCCGCCCCGGCCGCACTGCCCGGCCAGCTGTCGGTCAGCACCTTGGTGGAACTCAGCCGCGACCGGCAGGCCGCCTTGCAGCGGCTGCACCGGCGGCTGCCCCAACGCCCGGATCCACATGCCCTGCTGGGCACCGCCTTCCACGAATGGGTGCAGCGATTCTTCCACTCCGAGCGGCTCTTCGACCTCGACGACCTGCCGGGCGCGGTGGACGGCGACAGCGGGCGTGCCAGTGCGGCCGAATTGTCCGAACTGCAGGACGCCTTCGTCATGTCGTCGTGGGCCGCACGCACCCCGATCGAGGTGGAGGTGCCGTTCGACATGGCGATCGGGCGCAACCGGACCACCGTCGTGCGTGGCCGCATCGACGCGGTTTTCGCGCAGGAGGACGGCACCACCACCGTGGTGGACTGGAAGACCGGCGAACCCCCGGCCACACCGGAAGCCATGGCGCAGGCGGCAGTTCAGCTCGCGGTCTACCGCCTGGCGTGGGCGTCACTGCGCGGGTGCCCGCCGGAATCGGTGCGGGCCGCGTTCCATTACGTACGTTCGGGGCAGACCGTCAGCCCCGAGTCGCTGCCCGGCGAGGACGAGCTCGTGGCATTGCTGACCGACCCCACGACCGCTTCGCCGGATCTCGCGCAGGAGTCCTAG
- a CDS encoding ATP-dependent helicase encodes MTAHHVQPALEGTELLVPGRDGVVRVLGGPGTGKSSLLVSTAVEHIAAGTDPESVLLLTGSARLRSEARAAITARLLGAGTHGVVREPLVRTVHSYAFALLRLAAQRNGDPPPRLITTAEQDGIIRELLAGDLEDGADSPVGWPEQLWPALSTAGFATELRDLLARCTERGVDPRALQRLGRSAGRPEWLAAGRFAQAYEQIMLLRSAVGMAAPQATVPALGAAELVGAALEALGTDADLLAAERARISLLLVDDAQHLDPQAALLVRVLAARSGLTVIAGDPDQSVFGYRGADPMLLRDHGGEDTPAITLTHSHRCAPAVASAISGIARRLPGVGPGRVLEGNPERGHGEVTLRMAATPHAENAFIADALRRAHLMDGVPWSEMAVVVRSIPRVGAGLARALSGAGVPVQSTGADLGLAQQPAVAALLTVLEVTASGHLDGDSAIGLLTGPIGRVDPVTLRQLRRALRRADGSTPPRDFADLLVAAIDTEPAGLSAEHVKPLRRLRSVLAAARRGRRDGADPRYTLWQAWNACRLQPRWLAASERGGTIGAQADRDLDAVTALFDVADQYVSRTAGASLRGLVDHVATLGTSMSASDSSPQTEAVAVLSAHAALGREWDFVVIAGVQEGLWPNTVPRGGILGTQNLVDVLDGVAAPDDRAVSTRAPLLAEERRLLMAAMGRARTRLLVTAVDSDGGDESLLPSPFCAELAEVATESVPLPPLAAPRVLLPSAVVGRLRAVVCAPEGAVDDESRSSAATQLARLAAAGVPGADPSQWHTMTALSTEEPLWSDPEHVVKLSPSTLQMLTDCPLRWLLERHGGSDGRDVRSTVGSLLHALVSDSGKTESQLVNDLQKVWEGLPFEAKWYSDNELSRHRAMLETFTRWRTDSRDQLTEVATEIDVDGVIVEPGPDGPGVQVRGRLDRLERDQADRLVVVDLKTGKSPVTKGDAQKHAQLATYQLAVAAGLLPHGDEPGGGRLVYLGKAGAAGATEREQDPMTADSRSDWLGTVADAAAATAGPQFAARINDGCANCPVRSSCPAQAVGDRS; translated from the coding sequence ATGACCGCACACCACGTCCAGCCCGCTCTGGAAGGCACCGAGCTGCTGGTACCAGGGCGCGACGGTGTGGTGCGGGTGCTGGGCGGCCCGGGCACCGGGAAGAGCTCGCTGTTGGTCAGCACCGCGGTCGAGCACATCGCGGCCGGCACCGATCCCGAGTCGGTGTTGTTGTTGACCGGTTCGGCCCGGTTGCGCTCAGAGGCCAGGGCCGCCATCACCGCGCGGCTGCTCGGGGCCGGGACCCATGGTGTGGTGCGGGAACCGCTGGTGCGCACCGTGCACTCGTATGCCTTCGCGCTGCTGAGGCTGGCGGCCCAGCGCAACGGTGATCCGCCGCCGCGGCTGATCACCACCGCCGAACAGGACGGCATCATCCGCGAGCTGCTGGCCGGCGACCTGGAGGACGGTGCTGACTCGCCCGTGGGCTGGCCCGAGCAGCTGTGGCCGGCGCTGAGCACCGCGGGTTTCGCCACCGAACTGCGTGATCTGCTGGCTCGCTGCACCGAGCGCGGTGTGGATCCGCGTGCCCTGCAACGGCTGGGCCGCTCGGCCGGGCGTCCGGAATGGTTGGCGGCGGGCCGGTTTGCCCAGGCGTATGAGCAGATCATGCTGCTGCGGTCGGCGGTGGGCATGGCCGCACCGCAGGCCACGGTGCCGGCACTGGGTGCGGCCGAACTCGTCGGTGCGGCGCTGGAAGCGCTCGGAACCGACGCCGACCTGCTGGCCGCCGAGCGCGCGCGGATCAGCCTGCTGCTGGTCGACGACGCTCAGCACCTCGACCCGCAGGCCGCCCTGTTGGTCCGGGTGTTGGCCGCCCGGTCGGGTCTGACGGTCATCGCCGGCGATCCCGACCAGTCGGTGTTCGGGTATCGCGGCGCCGATCCGATGTTGTTGCGCGATCACGGCGGCGAGGACACCCCGGCGATCACCCTCACGCACTCGCACCGCTGTGCCCCCGCGGTGGCGTCGGCGATCTCGGGTATCGCGCGCCGGCTGCCCGGTGTCGGGCCAGGCCGCGTGCTGGAGGGCAACCCGGAGCGCGGGCACGGTGAAGTGACGCTGCGGATGGCGGCCACACCGCACGCCGAAAACGCCTTCATCGCCGATGCCCTGCGTCGCGCCCACCTGATGGACGGCGTGCCGTGGTCGGAGATGGCTGTGGTCGTGCGCTCGATTCCACGGGTGGGTGCGGGGCTGGCGCGGGCGCTGAGCGGGGCAGGCGTGCCCGTGCAGTCGACGGGCGCCGATCTCGGGCTCGCGCAACAGCCCGCGGTCGCCGCCCTGCTGACGGTGTTGGAAGTGACGGCGTCCGGGCACCTGGACGGTGACAGCGCGATCGGCCTGCTCACTGGTCCGATCGGCCGGGTCGACCCGGTGACCCTGCGGCAGTTGCGCCGGGCGCTGCGCCGGGCCGATGGCTCCACGCCACCACGGGATTTCGCCGATCTACTGGTCGCCGCGATCGACACGGAGCCGGCCGGTTTGTCGGCCGAACACGTCAAGCCGCTGCGCCGGCTCCGCTCGGTGTTGGCCGCCGCCCGCCGCGGCCGGCGCGACGGCGCCGATCCGCGGTACACCCTGTGGCAGGCCTGGAACGCGTGCCGGCTGCAGCCGCGCTGGCTGGCCGCCAGCGAGCGGGGCGGCACCATCGGAGCGCAGGCGGATCGGGACCTGGACGCGGTGACGGCATTGTTCGATGTGGCCGACCAATACGTGAGCCGCACCGCGGGGGCGTCACTGCGCGGGCTCGTGGACCACGTGGCGACGTTGGGAACGTCGATGTCGGCTTCGGATTCGAGCCCGCAGACCGAGGCGGTCGCGGTGCTCAGCGCGCATGCCGCCCTCGGCCGGGAATGGGACTTCGTGGTGATCGCCGGCGTGCAGGAAGGGTTGTGGCCCAACACTGTTCCGCGTGGCGGCATCCTGGGCACGCAGAATCTCGTGGATGTGCTCGACGGGGTGGCCGCCCCGGACGACCGCGCGGTGTCGACCCGGGCGCCGCTGCTGGCCGAGGAGCGACGGTTGTTGATGGCCGCCATGGGCCGGGCCCGGACCCGGCTGCTGGTGACCGCGGTCGACAGCGACGGTGGCGACGAGTCACTGCTGCCCTCACCGTTCTGTGCCGAACTGGCCGAGGTGGCGACCGAATCCGTACCGCTGCCGCCCTTGGCCGCGCCGCGGGTATTGCTGCCGTCGGCGGTGGTCGGTCGGCTGCGGGCGGTGGTGTGCGCGCCGGAAGGGGCTGTCGATGACGAGTCCCGGTCTTCTGCGGCAACTCAATTGGCCAGGCTGGCAGCCGCAGGGGTGCCCGGGGCCGACCCGTCGCAGTGGCACACCATGACCGCGCTGTCCACCGAGGAGCCGCTGTGGTCGGACCCCGAACACGTGGTGAAGCTGTCGCCGTCGACGCTGCAGATGCTCACCGACTGTCCGCTGCGTTGGCTGTTGGAGCGCCACGGCGGCAGCGACGGGCGCGACGTTCGCTCGACGGTCGGGTCGTTGCTGCACGCGTTGGTCTCCGACTCCGGCAAGACCGAGAGCCAGCTGGTCAACGACCTGCAAAAGGTCTGGGAAGGCCTGCCTTTCGAGGCGAAGTGGTATTCGGACAATGAGTTGTCGCGACACCGGGCGATGCTGGAGACCTTCACCCGCTGGCGCACGGACTCTCGGGACCAGTTGACCGAGGTCGCCACCGAGATCGACGTCGACGGCGTGATCGTCGAACCGGGACCTGACGGGCCGGGCGTTCAGGTACGGGGCCGGCTGGACCGCCTCGAGCGCGACCAGGCGGATCGGCTCGTCGTCGTCGACCTCAAGACCGGCAAGAGCCCGGTCACCAAGGGCGACGCGCAGAAGCACGCCCAGCTGGCCACCTACCAGCTCGCGGTGGCCGCGGGGTTGTTGCCGCACGGCGACGAGCCGGGCGGGGGCCGGTTGGTATACCTGGGCAAGGCGGGGGCGGCCGGCGCCACCGAACGCGAACAGGATCCGATGACGGCTGACTCCCGTTCCGACTGGTTGGGCACCGTCGCCGATGCGGCGGCCGCAACGGCCGGGCCGCAGTTCGCGGCCCGGATCAACGACGGCTGCGCGAACTGCCCGGTGCGTTCATCGTGCCCGGCCCAGGCTGTCGGGGACCGGTCATGA
- a CDS encoding alpha/beta fold hydrolase — MSAEKLHVYRYGPDQPPRLLLIHGLTGHGQRWKTLAEQHLPELAVLAPDLLGHGHSSWAAPWTLDANVEALASLLDGPTLVAGHSFGGAVALNLAAAHPDLVSGLVLLDPAVELDGEWMREIADSMIASPDYPDRAEARAEKANGSWGEVAPEELERDLDEHLVALPDGRYGWRISIPAMMSYWSELARPVALPRKGTPTVLVRATRTTPPYASDGLIGALSGHLGSDFTLLDWDCDHMVAQAKPAETAKLILEQLG; from the coding sequence ATGTCAGCCGAGAAGTTGCACGTCTACCGCTACGGCCCCGACCAGCCGCCCCGGCTGTTGCTCATCCACGGTTTGACCGGGCATGGCCAACGTTGGAAGACTCTGGCCGAACAGCACCTGCCCGAGCTGGCGGTGCTCGCCCCCGATCTGCTCGGGCACGGCCACTCGTCGTGGGCTGCCCCGTGGACCCTCGACGCCAACGTCGAGGCCCTGGCCTCGCTACTGGACGGCCCCACCCTGGTGGCCGGGCATTCGTTCGGTGGTGCGGTGGCGCTCAATCTCGCTGCCGCACATCCGGATCTGGTCAGCGGACTGGTGTTGCTGGACCCAGCGGTGGAGCTCGACGGCGAATGGATGCGTGAGATCGCCGACAGCATGATTGCCTCGCCCGACTACCCCGACCGCGCCGAGGCACGCGCCGAGAAAGCCAACGGGTCGTGGGGCGAGGTGGCCCCGGAAGAGTTGGAGCGTGACCTCGACGAGCATCTCGTCGCACTTCCCGACGGCCGCTACGGGTGGCGGATCAGCATCCCGGCCATGATGTCCTACTGGAGCGAGTTGGCCCGCCCGGTTGCCCTGCCTCGCAAGGGCACTCCCACGGTCCTGGTCCGCGCCACCCGCACCACTCCGCCGTACGCGAGCGACGGTCTCATCGGCGCGCTGAGCGGGCACCTCGGTTCGGATTTCACTCTGCTGGACTGGGATTGCGACCATATGGTGGCCCAGGCCAAACCAGCCGAGACCGCGAAACTGATCCTCGAGCAATTGGGCTGA
- a CDS encoding MGMT family protein: protein MPAVTEEQVETVRALVAAIPSGKVSTYGDIADAAHLSSPRIVAWIMRTDSSDLPWHRVILASGRPAPHLATRQLERLRAEGVLAVDGRIRLSEYRHRF, encoded by the coding sequence ATGCCTGCCGTGACCGAGGAACAGGTGGAGACCGTGCGGGCGCTGGTCGCCGCGATCCCGTCCGGCAAGGTGTCGACCTATGGCGACATCGCCGATGCCGCACACCTTTCCAGCCCACGGATCGTCGCCTGGATCATGCGTACCGATTCGTCGGACCTGCCCTGGCACCGGGTGATTCTCGCCTCGGGGCGTCCCGCACCGCACCTGGCGACCAGACAGTTGGAACGATTGCGCGCCGAGGGGGTGCTGGCCGTCGACGGGCGGATACGCCTGTCCGAGTACCGGCACCGGTTCTGA
- a CDS encoding TIGR02569 family protein, translating to MSVERPPEHVLAAFGLSGVRPVPLGSSWEGGWRCGEVVMSMVPEHARAAWSAKVRESLFIDGVRLARPVRSTDGRYVVAGWRADTFVAGTPEPRHDEVVSAAVRLHEATAKLERPRFLTQPPVAPWADVDVFIAADRAAWEDRPLHSLPPGARVSPGSSDGQRSVELINQLAGLRRPTRSASQLVHGDLYGTVLFAGTAAPGITDITPYWRPAPWAAGVVVVDALSWGDADDGLIERWQSLPEWPQMLLRALMFRLAVHALHPRSTAAAFPGLARTASLVRLIL from the coding sequence GTGAGTGTGGAACGGCCGCCGGAACATGTGCTGGCGGCGTTCGGCCTGTCCGGGGTGCGCCCGGTACCGCTCGGCTCTAGCTGGGAGGGTGGCTGGCGCTGCGGCGAGGTTGTGATGTCGATGGTGCCCGAGCACGCCCGTGCGGCGTGGTCGGCGAAGGTGCGGGAGTCGCTGTTCATCGACGGCGTGCGGCTCGCCCGCCCGGTGCGCTCGACGGACGGTCGTTACGTGGTCGCCGGGTGGCGGGCGGACACCTTCGTCGCGGGCACGCCCGAACCCCGCCATGACGAGGTGGTATCGGCGGCAGTGCGATTGCACGAGGCCACGGCGAAGTTGGAGCGGCCGCGCTTCCTCACCCAGCCCCCGGTCGCACCGTGGGCCGATGTCGACGTGTTCATCGCCGCGGATCGGGCGGCGTGGGAGGACCGGCCGCTGCACTCGTTGCCGCCCGGTGCCAGGGTTTCACCCGGCTCGTCTGACGGCCAACGTTCTGTGGAGCTGATCAATCAGTTGGCCGGTCTGCGCAGGCCGACCAGGAGTGCGAGTCAACTGGTTCACGGTGACCTCTACGGCACAGTGCTTTTCGCCGGGACGGCGGCGCCCGGAATCACCGACATCACGCCGTACTGGCGCCCGGCGCCTTGGGCCGCGGGCGTGGTGGTGGTCGACGCGTTGTCCTGGGGCGATGCCGATGACGGCTTGATCGAGCGATGGCAGTCGTTACCGGAATGGCCGCAGATGTTGTTGCGGGCGTTGATGTTCCGGCTGGCCGTGCACGCGCTGCACCCACGGTCCACCGCGGCGGCCTTCCCGGGCCTTGCGCGTACCGCCTCGCTCGTGCGGCTGATCCTGTAA